Below is a window of Candidatus Tumulicola sp. DNA.
CGGCGATCGAGTCCGCGGAGAGATCGATCGACGTGAATCGTGCCTCGGGGCTGCGTCGCGCTAACGCGACCGTCTGAGCTCCAACGCCGCAGCCCGCTTCCAGGACCAAACTTCCGGACGGGTATGAGGTGTCGGAGTGCAGCAAGTCGACCAGCGTTCCGGCCTGATCCTGCAGGCGTTCGTTCTCACGTGAGCGGTAGCCGTGCACGTATCTTTCGTTCAGTGCACCGCTCTCCGAATGCCTCACGTGGTGCGGGTCTTGTGGGTTTGCACGTATACCTTGACGAGCTTCCCGCCGCGGAGCGCGTAGGTTCTGACCTCGCTCATCTCACAGTGGGAGTCTTTGCACGAATCCACGTAGAGAAAGCGCTTCGCAAAGCGTATGTGAATCGATTTTGGTCCGGCGCCCCAGTCTCCGCCCCAATCGGCGGTGCCAACTTTCCCGAGCAGCACTGCTGTATCCCCGCGTACGTCGTAAGCGTACGCTCCCGCCGTGCCGCCCATCGGAAATTGGCAAGTGAGCACCACGACCGCCTGCTGCGTGCCGGCACGTAGACTGCCTTGCTTCACGGAGTCGACGAAAACCTCAAAGCCGGTGCCCATGTTCTGGTCGAAGTATGAGTAGGTGCCTTTGCGGATCTGCGCGGGCGGCGGCACATTGCTGGAGCACGGTATATCCGTATAGTTGAAGTTCATGAAATCCACGGCCAAAAGCAACGGCACGATCATTTCTTAAAAACTCCTCTCCTCCATTATCCTGGGAAGTGCTTTCTCAGACGCTCGCCGACTTCGGCGATCCCGTGAACCAGGGCAGCCGTGAGATCTTCTTCACGCGCGCGCTGGGTGATCTCGGCGACCAGCTGTTGCCAATAGGCGTCACCGACCTTGGAATGGATCCCTTCGCCGCCCAGCACCACGATCTCGCGGCGCGACGGCACGACAAAGAACAGCACCGCGCCGCTCCCGGGCGTGCCGAAACCAAGACTTTGAAACACGCGCTCGGCGGCGCCCCGCGCACTGCC
It encodes the following:
- a CDS encoding TPM domain-containing protein — translated: MTPQRELHDDLKRHVDEQRIRAAIDAAERGTTGAIHVSLAKHVRGSARGAAERVFQSLGFGTPGSGAVLFFVVPSRREIVVLGGEGIHSKVGDAYWQQLVAEITQRAREEDLTAALVHGIAEVGERLRKHFPG